GGTTCAGAAAGGTCTAATCATTCTAAGACTCCTGTCTAACTTATTCTTACTGAATTCACACAACTCGTTCCTCTTTGGCAATCATCATCTATAtgatatctatatctatatctaaTTTTACATATTCgaatgtatatttgtataaggAATCATATGAATAACTACAAACCACATCCTCTAAATTTTTGGAATCACTAAGGTGAACGTCTTGCTTTTCTGATAAATACAGTATCTTAAGTTTTCCCATAATTTCAGAAAATTCTATGCCCCCGGCTCCTTAGAACACCATAGCTGAAATGGTTAGAACAGCAAAGCAAACTAAATGAAAAGAGTAAAAGTGTTCTTATGAGCTCGACCCTGCACCATACAAATGCAACCTAAGTATACAAATCAAAATAACTTTGAATGCCATACCTCATTTGGTGGTTGCAGAGAAGAAGTTTTCCTTAGTCCAATTATCAACTTTCCACCCGGTTCCACTCTGTCAGGGAAAAAAGTTTCAAATTCATGAGACATCAtgagctgaaaaaaaaaaaaacaataaaccTTCAAAACTTTAATTTTCATAATCTTGGGTCCTAAAGAGCACATTTACAGCTCCATGTTGCTCGGGTAATCTGACAGGGTAATATTAGTCTTATGACACTCCTAGTGTTGGCAGCAACTGATGGGTACCTCCTGGAAAGACAATCACTATTTCCTCTCTTTAAGGACCTATGCATGCAAAAGCTACACATGAACTTGGCCCTTTTACAAACTACACAGGAGGACATCGCCACAATACAATGTGAAAATGAAGTTAAAACCCTGAAACATTGGTTATTCAGACCTTCCCTTTTGAATGTTCATTGGACTGGAAACCACTATCCTACCATGACCACAGAACTGTCAAGTATGATCTGTTTAATTGAATAATAGCAATTGGTTATAACCTTTTTCCTTGCAACTATAAACCACTGAGTCATCAAAAGCCATTTAACCTTAGGAGATAGGATACTGACCAGTATCCCCTGCTTGCCATCTCTTTGAAATCATAAAGTCTCTAAGCCCCTCCAGGATATACATCTTACTGCCACCATTGATCCAATAACGATAGTTAAAATCCCAATCCTTGCCTTCTGTATCCTGGATTTTGAGGAGAAATCCACGTGGCTCAGAAATATCTGGGAAGAAAGCCTGGAGGATTATAAGCTTCCATTAACATAATgacaatatcataagatgatCACAATCCTTCATGAAGAATTTATTCATAAAGCAACAAATAGTCAACAGATGAGAAACATGTATTCACCACCAACACTACACAGTTGAATACCACAAACTCACCTCTGCACATTTCTTTGGTATTATAAGGCGTGCAAGTTTCAGGTCAGCATCGGTAGCAGATAGCAGTTTCTCAAATAAAGGAGTGACCACACATTCAAAACTAAAACTTTGTCAAGGAAAAGTACAGTACTAGTAATTACATTAGAAACAAGGACTCAATACAACCCAGTAAAAACTAAAACTGAAAAGacaattcatttcatttatattGTATGCCAACAAGACAATTGACTTTAGAAGTTCTAACTAGGCTTACAACAAGAAAAGCTGAACAGCATCCTTCAgttcaaggaaaaaaaaaagaataataaatCACGAAGTTGTATAGCTAGATTTCTTTGGTGAAGTACTCTCAACAGAAAAACAGGTAAAATATAACAGGATACTTTCTGGATATCTGTTGCACTTCCATCTCACTGCTTCGAGGCCGGTATTGAGGCTCTATGACAGTTTGCCTGGTGATATCTGGCTGACCTTCAAGAAACAGGCATCTGCTTCGTGCCTAAAATGTAAACTTCAAAATCTTGTAAGAGTTCTGGATACTATTGGAGAATTTAGATGGAGCACTTTGGGAGTCATCTATCCTAATTTTCACAAGTCAAAATCACTGAAAATGACTATCAGGGGCCAAAAGGTTCATGATTAACATTGTCTAAGATTGGTCTTGATAAATTAATATCCAACTTTATACTCAACTAAAATTCAGCTTAGCATTGTACCACCTTATGCAGGCAAGATTGTTAATGTAATATGAATGTGACTCACAATAATTTCCTCTGTCATGCTATTTCATTTCGGAAACCAACAAGCCATTCTGCCGAGGCAGGAGGATCTGCTGAATACATTAATCCCAACCATGGGTACCATAGACAGACACACTGAAACATAAAGTGTGACAATCTAGAACGAAGAACTTGCCAAGGACAAATTTGTCACATAAATGAGTTTAGAAAGACATCAAGAGGTCAAAATAGTCCCCCTCTTACCAGAGCAAAATTAATCCTTGAGCACTCCATGCAGATTACTCCACCAAAATCCAACAGCAAATATGCATTAAATGAGACAATACATCCACAATGGACCAACTGCACAAAAAAAGGATTGACTTTAGGGCCTAGTCTTTAGTGTCTCTCAATCAATCAAAATGTACTTATAAAAGGCTTTCCACAACTATATTATTATTTGCCCATGAATGAGTtgcaatttgggaaaaaaatttggaaaaaccTTCCATAGAAAACAAAATACTGTTAAGTAAGTTTTTGGACAACTTTGACACACATTGATTTTGACTTTAGCCTCCAAACAGTATATCAAAAATCACACTGGAACACTTGTTGCAATTATAAGGGTGGTCGACACATCTGAAAAATATGATTCTGAAAGAAAATGATGCGACATCCATGAACCACATATATTCAAAGTTCAAACATAAGTTCCTTACCTTACCACAAGATTCACAATCCCTCCAACCATCATCGTTTGAGTGGAAAGCCTCACAGAACTTTCCTTCCTCATAAATGGAACTACAAAATAACAATGCCGTATGTTAAACATGATTACAATACCTAAAGAAGGAACTGCATGTGCTACATAACTAAATCAGTTCCAGGAAACTTAAAACAAGGTATCAGCAGATAAATCATGTTAATCATGGTAAGTAAGCTTCACCACATAATACACATTAGCGTCTTCTTGATTACAAAGTAAAACACGAATTTTGTGAAATATGCAATCAAGGTATTACATCAGATCAGATATCGGGTAAAGAATTAATGTTTCAATCATGTACTCGTATAAAGGCTAATCCAGCAAAAATTACCTCCTAGCTTCGAGCTCATATACATGGGAACTTGCACATATTTTATCTTTGGCTTATACTTTTAGCAGAAAAAATCACCCAGCTATCAGCTCATTCCACTTTTTGATCAACATAGCCTATTTTCCAAATTGTACTAAATATGTGACCAGCATTGTCATTAGCATGTAATTTAGGGGACTAAAACGTGAATCAGACAAACTTTACACTCGCCATGTACAATTGGTTCACACTTCACAGTCCCCCAGCCCACCCCTCCTAATCTCTTGTTTTGAAATTAAAATTCCAATTTCAAAACCCCAGTTATGCAAATGAATACAATCAAAGGCATTACACGAAACTTAGAATGAaaggcaaaaaaataaaaaaggaagaaatctAGAATCACGCACCCAATAATTTAGAGATTGCTTAGGAAGcaagaaaaatcacaaaacagtaCTAACAAACCACAAACACATgtcaaaaccagaaatttcaagaattgAGTGAGAGGGGTAAATATTTGCAGCTAAAATAAAATGTTCACAATTTCAAACGACAAAAGCTCTCAACAACAAAAGAACTTCACAGAACCCAAGCCCGAAAATATCAACGGGCTTCAATTTTAACATCTTCAAGAAAACTTAAAATTGAAGGTAAAACCAATGTGAATTCATTCATTCATGCAGGTGTTTCTGTAAATTGTCAGGAAGTGGAAAAGAGTACGCGCAGCGGGGGCAGAGCTGAGCAAACTCGCCACTGCGAAGGCGCCAGCCATTTCTGAAATGGTCAAAGCTGGAGCTGGTCTCTTCACATTGAAAGCAAGAAATCTTTGAAGATGATGATGTTGAAGTAGAACCCATTTCAGCTTTcaagaagaaaccctagaagaaaataaagaagaagaaggaaatcaaAGCAAAAGGGAGGTGATGTGATTTTTCTGGTGTTGTAAGAGGACTGTACTGTTCGCACTTCAAGAAAGAAAGGGACGGTTAGGAACTAGGAAGTGAGTCGGGGAGATATCAATACGGAAGTTCCTTCTCTTCAGTTTCCGCAAGTGCAATTAGTAGTTCTACTTAGCAGGAGCGTGAGATTTTTACTAGATTTCGTGAGTAATGAGTCAGCATAAATCCAGTACAACCCAAACTTTTAAGGTTTGAAATTCTCTCATCTGTGCTGCTGAAACAACATTTTacaacaatttttttatttttttattaatttttctaTCTCACAttatatccaaaaaaaaaatattaccgtaattctttcaaaatatcatttcaaatcatttctTAGCCGAAAACACTTATTAGGTGTTGGAGAAAGTGTAGTATATAGTTGAAACATAAATGCCTCTTCATTCAATTTGGTAAGTATTGATAATAAATTAAAAGCACTGGTTTATATTTTGGTGGTGGCGTCTCAGAGTCAGATGCATACAACAGTACATACCACTAATGAATTGATGAATCAGAGTCTGCCGGAGAAAAGTTAATGAATACCTACTAGGGATTTGGGGCAACAACGGTTGCAGGAAGCAATCGTTCTGAAAGATTAATGACCAagatttaataaaaaaatatataatatttaaatatcatcttgtatattatttttcacaccATGTGTGAGATTCACAAAATATTGTTATATAGTTATACGTTGTGCAAAGTGAATTACATCATATGCAAATTAAGTTACATCTTATGTAAAATGCACAAATCGATCCGAACGATTTCTCTGTTTACGGTTCTGCTCCAAATCTGAGCTACTAATATATTATCTGTACACTTGTCGGAGTTTTTGTACGGTGTAACCGCGCGCGAATAACTACACAACTGGGCATTGGTAACTTTTCAGATCATCTTATAAATCAATTAGGTGTTATGCATGTTTCCTGATtttaatgttaatgttttttttccccttttgggGTTGAGTTTCAATTTGGACGTTTGCACTTTGCTCGCCAGACGCAATAATGTAGAACGATACAAGGGCGCGCACAAAGACAGGATCAATCTGTAGGCAGGGTGTAATTGCAATTTGGACAAAGTTTTTAGGGGCTTAGGGTATTTAGTATTCTGGAGCCACAAGCTGTTAAAAGTTAGTTAAACAGAATTTGTTATCCTCAGGCATTCCGTTGCCAATTTAGATTCAGAATCTTATGTGAAGTGTATAAATGTCCGGAAATGCAATGATTGAATAACAAGAAATACATTGACAATTCTTATCCCAATTCtcagtctctctctctctctctctctctttctctctctctcaatttcCCTCTCTATTCTGTTCTTCCCTAATTCAAATTTCCCCAAATCTTCTGATCATAATTTTCCAACTCATCCTGGATTGGAAGGGCCTgacaaattggtatcagagctgacGATCCTTCGGCAGCTCAGAGAACCACCAATGGCCGAAAGTACGCGCTTCAAGACTTTAGAAGATCACCTCAGGAAGCAGGAACTTAAGTTGCAGGAAATTGTGGAGGACATGAAGAACTTGCAGCTGCAAGTAAAGGAGGAGATGGAAGGCAGGGACAAGCGACTGGATACGATCACTCTGGGAATGGAACAAAAGTTTGAGGTTCTCAGCTCGATGATGAAGTCACTACTAGCCAAGGAGAAGATCTCAGAAGAAGAAGACAGAGCTGTGAGGGAACGAGCTCCATTACTTCCCACACCTCCTAGTCATCAGAGGTTAGGCTGGGGAGCAGATGGGGAAACAAAAAATGGCGAGCTCCTGGGTAAGATTCCTGGCTATAATCCTCCAAAACTTGAATTACATCTGTTTAGTGGTGAGAACCCCAGGGAATGGATCAGAAAATGTAACAAATATTTCTTGCTGAATAAAGTGCCTGATGATCATAAATTGCTGTTAGTAGAAATGTTTTTAGAAGGTAGAGCTGATAACTGGTTTCAGGGGATCAAGTTGGAAAAACCTAGACTAACATGGGAGGAATTTGGAGAATTGCTTTGCCAGAGGTTCAAAGGAACATGTTGTAGAGATATTGTGGAGGAATTTAATAAACTACAACAGGTAGGTACTGTAGAGGTTTACCAGGAGAAGTTTGAGGAACTAAAAACATTGATGCTGCTTCAGAATCCAAGCTTTAGCGAGGAGTACTTTATTTCTAGTTTCACGAGTGGTCTCAAGGAAGAACTTAAGCCTATGGTTAAAATGCTCAAGCCTAACACTCTCTCTGGAGTCATGGAGGTAGCTTACTTACAAGAACAGGCCCTCAGGTTACAAGGGAAGACTGTCAAGGATGGCAATAGGGTGGTAGCTGAACCCAAATTTGGGATGTACAGGCATCCTACGTCTGCCAATGGAGGAGTCAGTGCATACAAGCTACCTCAGAACAGCATTTCCAAAGTAGCTCCCAAGAATTTGGATAGAAGTCCAGAGTTTAAGAGGTTGTCTCCTCAAGAACTACAGTTCAGAAGAAGCAATGGACTGTGTTTCAGGTGTGGGGAGAAGTTTGGGGTTGGGCATCAATGTAGGCAGAAACACTTGAACCTTATGATGTatgaagaggaggaggaggatacGGAGTTCCAGGATGCACAGGGGGAACAAGATGAATCAACTGGAAATCCAGGCGAGCCAGTGGAAATTTCACTAAATGCCTTATCAGATTCCCTCAGGAGGAATACCATCCTAGTGCAGGGACAAATGGCAGGGGAGCCTGTTAGAATATTGGTGGATACAGGTAGCAGTGACAGCTACATCCACCATAAGCTGGTGTCTACACAAGGCATTCCCTTTGAATATATCAAGCCCTTCACTGTCACCATGGGGGATGGGAGCTTGGTAACCAGTGGAGCTCACTGTCCAAAGGTTTCATGGAATGTGCAGAACAACAGATTTTGCTTTGATCTTAGGATCATGGAATTAGGTGATTGGGACCTGATTCTGGGGGTGGATTGGATGCACAACTACAGCCCCATCACCTTTGACTTTCGCCAACTGAAAATTTCCATGTTTCATCAAGGGGAGGTGGTCACATTGCATGGGGCAGTTACTGAGGCAACCATGGAACTCATTAGGAGGAAGGATCTCAGAGGGTTCTTACAGGAGAAAAGGAGGTGCTGTGCTATGGCAGCACAAGCTGGGAAGGAGGACACACTTACACAAGGAGTTCCTGGATCAATTGCTGCTGTTTTGGAGAAATTCTCAGGAGTATTTCAGGAGCCTACCCAGCTACCCCCCAACAGATCTTTGGATCATCAAATTCCACTTAAGACAGGTGCACAAGCTTTTAAAATGAAACCTTACAGGTACCCTCACTCACAGAAGGCAGAGATTGAAAGGCAGATAGCAGATATGTTAAAATCTGGAATCATCAAACCAAGCAATAGTCCATATGCTTCACCTGTGCTGTTGGTTAAGAAAAAGGATAATACTTGGCGTTTTTGTGTGGATTACAGGCACCTAAATGACTTGACAATTAAGGATAGGTATCCTATTCCCAATATTGATGAACTCTTGGATGAGCTTTATGGAGCcaaatttttctcaaaaatcgaTCTGAGATCAGGCTACCACCAGATCAGAGTTAAAATGGCAGACACACACAAGACAGCCTTTCAAACTCATCAGGGACATTATGAGTTCTTGGTGATGCCATTTGGGCTCACCAATGCACCAGCAACATTTCAAGCACTGATGAACCAGGTTTTTGAGCCATTCTTGAGGAAGTTTGTT
Above is a genomic segment from Coffea eugenioides isolate CCC68of chromosome 5, Ceug_1.0, whole genome shotgun sequence containing:
- the LOC113769854 gene encoding B3 domain-containing protein Os07g0563300-like isoform X2, which encodes MGSTSTSSSSKISCFQCEETSSSFDHFRNGWRLRSGEFAQLCPRCASIYEEGKFCEAFHSNDDGWRDCESCGKLVHCGCIVSFNAYLLLDFGGVICMECSRINFALARSRCLFLEGQPDITRQTVIEPQYRPRSSEMEVQQISRNFECVVTPLFEKLLSATDADLKLARLIIPKKCAEAFFPDISEPRGFLLKIQDTEGKDWDFNYRYWINGGSKMYILEGLRDFMISKRWQAGDTEWNRVES
- the LOC113769854 gene encoding B3 domain-containing protein Os07g0563300-like isoform X1, translated to MGSTSTSSSSKISCFQCEETSSSFDHFRNGWRLRSGEFAQLCPRCASIYEEGKFCEAFHSNDDGWRDCESCGKLVHCGCIVSFNAYLLLDFGGVICMECSRINFALARSRCLFLEGQPDITRQTVIEPQYRPRSSEMEVQQISRNFECVVTPLFEKLLSATDADLKLARLIIPKKCAEAFFPDISEPRGFLLKIQDTEGKDWDFNYRYWINGGSKMYILEGLRDFMISKRWQAGDTGGTHQLLPTLGVS
- the LOC113769854 gene encoding B3 domain-containing protein Os07g0563300-like isoform X3, with product MGSTSTSSSSKISCFQCEETSSSFDHFRNGWRLRSGEFAQLCPRCASIYEEGKFCEAFHSNDDGWRDCESCGKLVHCGCIVSFNAYLLLDFGGVICMECSRINFALARSRCLFLEGQPDITRQTVIEPQYRPRSSEMEVQQISRNFECVVTPLFEKLLSATDADLKLARLIIPKKCAEAFFPDISEPRGFLLKIQDTEGKDWDFNYRYWINGGSKMYILEGLRDFMISKRWQAGDTDHT